One window of Brevibacterium pigmentatum genomic DNA carries:
- a CDS encoding sodium:solute symporter, whose amino-acid sequence MDSLVVIIYLAAMVGFGVWGRFKAHNQEDFLVAGRRLGGLLYTGTMSAVVLGGASTIGGVGLGYTAGLSGMWLVLSIGLGIIVLSLFFAPKIQKLEIYTVSQMLELRYGKGSRFVSGAIMTAYGLMISTTSTVAYATVFHALFDLNKVWSVLIGGGIVILYSMLGGMWSITLTDFVQFFIQTIGIFLIMLPLVLSKSGGFSELFSSLPETHTSPVGIGWQAILGYILIYTLGLLIGQDIWQRVFTARSPGVARWGGFSAGVYCLLYAVAGALIGMAATKIVPGIEVQDDVFVAVVDASMSPVLGGIVLAAALAAMMSTASGSLMAASTVCRQDIVEPILARKDIVPDSGGNVGAGSGAAVDGAGADGVAADGAATGGSAASANASGVAGSGSGAKSTLVRSLVRETGDEVRDSRIYLIGLGVVTLVLAMIMPSVVEALTVAYNLLVAGLFIPILGGLVFKRGTIVGVMAGMILGAVTTVVVMIVSGIYAESAIYLGLIASLVGYLVGSFASKPTPPEVMSAWKARLNR is encoded by the coding sequence GTGGACTCTTTGGTAGTCATCATCTATCTCGCCGCCATGGTGGGATTCGGAGTCTGGGGCCGGTTCAAGGCCCATAATCAGGAGGACTTCCTCGTCGCCGGCCGTCGCCTCGGCGGGCTGCTGTACACCGGCACGATGTCGGCCGTCGTCCTCGGCGGCGCGTCGACGATCGGCGGTGTGGGTCTCGGCTACACCGCCGGGCTGTCGGGAATGTGGCTCGTGCTGTCGATCGGTCTGGGCATCATCGTGCTCTCACTGTTCTTCGCTCCGAAGATTCAGAAGCTCGAGATCTACACGGTCTCGCAGATGCTCGAACTCCGCTACGGCAAGGGTTCCCGATTCGTGTCCGGAGCGATCATGACCGCCTACGGTCTGATGATCTCGACGACGTCGACGGTCGCCTACGCCACGGTCTTCCATGCCCTGTTCGACCTCAACAAGGTGTGGTCGGTGCTCATCGGCGGCGGCATCGTCATCCTCTATTCGATGCTCGGCGGCATGTGGTCGATCACGCTGACGGACTTCGTGCAGTTCTTCATCCAGACGATCGGCATCTTCCTCATCATGCTGCCGCTCGTGCTCTCGAAATCCGGCGGCTTCTCCGAGCTGTTCTCGTCGCTGCCCGAAACGCACACCTCACCGGTGGGCATCGGCTGGCAGGCGATCCTCGGCTACATCCTCATCTACACCCTCGGCCTGCTCATCGGCCAGGACATCTGGCAGCGCGTGTTCACCGCCCGCAGCCCGGGTGTGGCCAGGTGGGGCGGCTTCTCCGCCGGCGTCTACTGCCTGCTCTATGCCGTGGCCGGAGCACTCATCGGCATGGCCGCGACGAAGATCGTGCCCGGCATCGAGGTTCAGGACGATGTGTTCGTCGCCGTCGTCGATGCCTCGATGTCGCCGGTGCTCGGCGGAATCGTGCTCGCTGCTGCTCTGGCCGCGATGATGTCGACGGCGTCGGGGTCGCTCATGGCGGCCTCGACCGTGTGCCGTCAGGACATCGTCGAGCCGATCCTCGCCCGCAAGGACATCGTGCCTGATTCGGGTGGCAACGTTGGTGCGGGCTCGGGTGCCGCGGTTGACGGAGCCGGGGCGGACGGCGTTGCTGCGGACGGCGCAGCGACGGGTGGATCGGCCGCCTCGGCGAATGCGTCGGGCGTTGCCGGCTCCGGCTCCGGTGCGAAGTCGACGCTCGTGCGGTCGCTGGTCCGCGAGACCGGTGACGAGGTGCGCGACTCGCGCATCTATCTCATCGGGCTCGGCGTCGTCACGCTGGTGCTCGCGATGATCATGCCCAGCGTGGTCGAGGCCCTCACCGTGGCGTACAACCTGCTGGTGGCAGGCCTGTTCATCCCGATCCTCGGCGGTCTCGTGTTCAAGCGCGGCACGATCGTCGGCGTGATGGCCGGAATGATCCTCGGCGCCGTGACCACCGTGGTCGTCATGATCGTCTCCGGCATCTACGCCGAATCGGCGATCTACCTCGGCCTCATCGCCTCGCTGGTCGGATACCTCGTCGGGTCCTTCGCATCGAAGCCGACCCCGCCCGAGGTCATGTCCGCCTGGAAGGCCCGCCTCAACCGCTAA
- a CDS encoding thiamine pyrophosphate-binding protein — protein MAHTSAHVAHTLAAHIDEVFGLMGNGNAYFLDALLRDTSATYTAVRHEAGAVVAADAHFRTSGRIAAATTTYGAGFTNTLTALAEAAQARVPLVLVVGDEPTSGPRPWDVDQIAMASAVGVRTYTVGRVDAAAATVTAIEHALTYRVPVVLAIPYDVATLEIGDVPAVPGPSRPTPLAPNGEFAHAALDRLAADLAGAERPLLLAGRGAWLAGAETELGELVDITGALTVTTALGRNIFPATEHDLGIAGGFGAPVAMERIREADVAVVFGASLNQFTMRFGELFHPSTTVWQIDTDERATNARVGGFVRADARLAAAELLERLKAGSVDGVRTSDGATTRWHDSVDTAADRAYVVGSELAEDGRLDPRAAANRLGEVLPEDRVVVSDGGHFIAWANMFWEPSAPDRLAMVGTAFQSIGLGWHSVAGAVRANPDSTIVLTSGDGGGAMALSDLDTAIRVAGGRGMAVIFNDAAYGAEVNLYGLKGLEKSPMLIDEIDFAALATAAGGHGVAVRSLADLAVVEEWKTRPVDERPFLLLDLRISGEVIAPYQEEVIRVNS, from the coding sequence ATGGCTCATACCTCCGCGCACGTCGCGCACACCCTTGCCGCCCACATCGACGAAGTCTTCGGACTCATGGGCAACGGCAACGCCTACTTCCTCGACGCTTTGCTGCGCGACACCTCCGCCACCTACACGGCCGTCCGCCACGAAGCCGGCGCCGTCGTCGCCGCCGATGCCCACTTCCGCACTTCAGGGCGGATCGCCGCGGCCACCACGACCTATGGCGCCGGGTTCACGAATACGCTCACCGCACTCGCCGAGGCGGCCCAAGCCAGAGTGCCCCTCGTCCTCGTCGTCGGGGATGAGCCCACGTCCGGTCCGCGGCCGTGGGACGTCGACCAGATCGCGATGGCCTCGGCAGTGGGAGTGCGCACCTACACCGTCGGGCGGGTCGATGCCGCCGCCGCGACCGTGACCGCCATCGAGCATGCCCTGACCTACCGGGTGCCCGTCGTCCTGGCCATCCCCTACGACGTCGCGACTCTGGAGATCGGTGATGTCCCAGCCGTTCCCGGGCCCAGCCGTCCGACACCGCTGGCGCCGAACGGCGAGTTCGCTCATGCTGCTCTCGATCGCCTCGCGGCCGACCTGGCCGGAGCAGAACGTCCGCTGCTGCTCGCTGGCCGCGGAGCCTGGTTGGCCGGAGCCGAAACCGAACTCGGCGAACTCGTCGACATCACTGGTGCCCTGACCGTGACGACCGCGCTGGGCCGCAATATCTTCCCGGCCACCGAACACGACCTGGGCATCGCCGGCGGCTTCGGCGCACCGGTCGCGATGGAACGCATCCGCGAAGCCGATGTGGCCGTGGTCTTCGGTGCTTCGCTCAACCAGTTCACGATGCGTTTCGGCGAGCTCTTCCACCCCTCGACGACGGTATGGCAGATCGACACCGACGAACGCGCAACGAATGCTCGAGTCGGCGGGTTCGTCCGAGCCGACGCGAGACTTGCTGCCGCTGAGCTTCTGGAACGGCTGAAGGCGGGGAGTGTCGACGGCGTGAGGACTTCGGACGGGGCGACCACGCGCTGGCACGATTCCGTCGACACCGCCGCCGACCGCGCCTACGTCGTCGGGTCGGAGCTCGCCGAGGACGGTCGGCTCGATCCGCGTGCAGCAGCGAACCGCCTCGGCGAGGTTCTGCCCGAGGATCGGGTCGTTGTCTCCGACGGCGGACATTTCATCGCCTGGGCGAACATGTTCTGGGAGCCCAGCGCACCAGACCGACTGGCGATGGTCGGCACCGCCTTCCAATCGATCGGGCTCGGCTGGCACAGCGTCGCCGGAGCCGTCCGTGCGAACCCGGACTCGACGATCGTGCTGACCAGCGGTGACGGCGGCGGAGCCATGGCGCTGTCCGACCTCGATACCGCGATCCGGGTGGCCGGAGGTCGCGGGATGGCTGTGATCTTCAACGATGCGGCCTACGGTGCCGAGGTCAACCTGTACGGGCTCAAGGGACTGGAGAAGTCCCCCATGCTCATCGACGAGATCGATTTTGCAGCCCTCGCGACGGCCGCCGGCGGACACGGAGTCGCCGTGCGGTCCCTCGCCGATCTCGCCGTCGTCGAGGAGTGGAAGACCCGCCCGGTTGATGAGCGACCCTTCCTGCTCCTCGATCTGCGGATCTCCGGCGAGGTCATCGCGCCGTACCAAGAAGAGGTTATTCGCGTGAACTCGTGA
- a CDS encoding SdpI family protein, whose amino-acid sequence MFYPPLIGYLVFAVVCVVLVQVIRGDRLPRNRAIGIRSAKTMRSDAAWRAGHRAAVPMLITIGIIAIGYALALLGVEFFAWPKAVGDVLAVSGWLLILGLFIRVWLTANRAAQSADD is encoded by the coding sequence ATGTTCTATCCGCCGCTGATCGGCTACCTCGTATTCGCCGTTGTCTGCGTCGTCCTCGTGCAGGTCATCCGCGGCGACCGCCTGCCCCGCAATCGTGCGATCGGGATCCGGTCAGCCAAGACGATGCGGTCCGACGCTGCGTGGCGGGCCGGTCACCGTGCGGCAGTTCCCATGCTTATCACCATCGGAATCATTGCCATCGGGTACGCGCTTGCGCTCTTGGGCGTTGAGTTCTTTGCCTGGCCGAAAGCAGTCGGAGATGTTCTCGCGGTCTCGGGGTGGCTGCTCATCCTCGGCCTCTTCATCCGAGTCTGGTTGACCGCGAACCGTGCGGCGCAGTCCGCGGACGACTGA
- a CDS encoding DUF418 domain-containing protein has protein sequence MMKALIALVIIVVQIIVSTLWLRRFGQGPLEKLWRLVTWGRAKHSATHRHQHRDQPGAFTSSRE, from the coding sequence ATGATGAAGGCACTCATCGCGCTGGTGATCATCGTCGTCCAGATCATCGTCTCGACCCTGTGGCTGCGCCGCTTCGGACAGGGACCTCTGGAGAAACTGTGGCGCCTCGTCACCTGGGGTCGCGCGAAACATTCGGCGACGCACCGACATCAGCACCGCGACCAGCCGGGTGCGTTCACGAGTTCACGCGAATAA